A genomic stretch from Flavobacterium humidisoli includes:
- a CDS encoding tetratricopeptide repeat protein — protein MKSKYVILASALLISVATFAQKDQIKNAEKALKGGDAQGALAQLKDAENLIANAKDTEQAQYYFVQGNAFLDLANKKVEEGKNLLAAADSYKKLIDVEKASGKQKYSTQAAASITNIKGLLINSAIADTQVNKHAEGAKKLYEAYELDKKDTINLYYAASTAVNSQDYDLALPMYEELKKLNFSGKGTLYLAVNKANGSEDNFANAKERDLAVKLGTHEKPKTEAIPSKRGEIYKNLALILVQKGRTEDAKKAISDARKANPEDSSLILTEANLYLESKDYETYKKLVGEALEKDPKNADLVFNLGVISSGAKNNADAEKYYLKAIEINPEYTNAYLNLAALKLEAEKPIIDEMNKLGTSAKDMKRYDVLKAQREAVFKGVIPYLKKANELDPKNEDVSKTLLGVYNALEMTAEAKALKAKM, from the coding sequence ATGAAAAGTAAATATGTAATACTTGCATCAGCATTACTGATCTCTGTAGCTACGTTTGCTCAGAAAGATCAAATTAAAAATGCTGAAAAGGCATTAAAAGGCGGAGATGCACAAGGTGCTCTTGCTCAATTAAAAGATGCAGAGAACTTAATTGCGAATGCTAAAGATACAGAACAGGCACAATACTATTTCGTTCAAGGAAATGCTTTTCTTGACCTTGCAAACAAAAAGGTTGAAGAAGGTAAAAACTTATTAGCAGCAGCAGATAGCTACAAGAAATTAATTGATGTAGAAAAAGCTTCGGGAAAACAAAAATATTCTACACAAGCAGCAGCGTCAATCACTAACATTAAAGGATTATTAATTAATTCTGCAATTGCTGACACGCAAGTAAACAAACATGCTGAAGGTGCAAAGAAATTGTATGAAGCGTATGAGTTAGACAAGAAAGATACAATCAACTTGTATTATGCGGCTTCTACAGCTGTAAATTCACAAGATTACGATCTTGCTTTGCCAATGTATGAAGAGTTGAAAAAATTAAACTTTTCTGGAAAAGGAACTTTATACTTAGCGGTAAACAAAGCTAACGGAAGTGAAGATAACTTTGCTAATGCTAAAGAAAGAGATTTAGCTGTTAAATTAGGAACTCACGAAAAACCTAAAACTGAAGCAATTCCTTCTAAAAGAGGTGAAATCTACAAAAACTTAGCCTTGATTTTAGTTCAAAAAGGACGTACCGAAGATGCTAAAAAAGCAATCTCTGATGCTAGAAAAGCGAATCCAGAAGATTCATCTTTAATTCTAACTGAAGCGAATTTATACTTAGAAAGCAAAGATTACGAGACATACAAAAAATTAGTTGGTGAAGCTTTAGAAAAAGATCCGAAAAATGCTGATTTAGTATTTAATTTAGGAGTAATTAGCTCTGGAGCTAAAAACAATGCTGACGCAGAGAAATACTATTTAAAAGCAATTGAAATCAATCCTGAGTATACAAATGCTTACTTAAATCTTGCTGCTTTAAAATTAGAAGCTGAAAAACCAATCATCGACGAGATGAATAAATTAGGTACTTCTGCTAAAGACATGAAACGTTACGATGTTTTAAAAGCACAAAGAGAAGCTGTTTTCAAAGGAGTTATTCCTTACCTTAAAAAAGCTAACGAATTAGATCCTAAAAACGAGGACGTTTCTAAAACATTATTAGGAGTTTACAATGCTCTTGAAATGACTGCAGAAGCTAAAGCTTTAAAAGCAAAAATGTAA
- the gyrA gene encoding DNA gyrase subunit A, producing MSEGEKLIPINIEDEMKSAYIDYSMSVIVSRALPDVRDGLKPVHRRVLYGMYDLGVTSRSAHKKSARIVGEVLGKYHPHGDTSVYDAMVRMAQEWSMRYLLVDGQGNFGSVDGDSPAAMRYTEARMRKISEDIMADIEKETVDFQLNFDDTLYEPKVMPTRVPTLLVNGATGIAVGMATNMPPHNLTEVINGTLAYLDNNDIEVDELMTHIKAPDFPTGGVIYGYEGVREAFKTGRGRIVMRAKVGFEEVDGRECIIVTEIPYQVNKAEMIKRTADLVNEKKIEGIANIRDESDRNGMRIVYILKRDATPNVVLNTLYKYTSLQSSFSVNNIALVKGRPQMLNLKDMIHYFIEHRHEVVVRRTQFELRKAEERAHILEGLIIASDNIDEVIALIRGSKNTDEAREKLIERFKLSDIQARAIVEMRLRQLTGLEQDKLRAEFEELMKLIEHLKALLADVNLRTDLIKEELTEIRDKYGDERRSQIEYSGGDVSIEDLIADENVVITISHAGYIKRTNLTEYKTQNRGGVGQKSAGTRDQDFLEHMFVATNHQYMMFFTQKGKCFWMRVYEIPEGSKTAKGRAIQNLVNIESDDKVKAFICTQDLKDKDYINTHNLVMVTKQGQVKKTSLEKYSKPRANGVAAITIKEGDELIGAQLTNGESQIILAVKSGKLVRFEETKTRPMGRTASGVRGITLKDESDEVIGMVTVDKNDISTSQILVVTENGYGKRTKLVDDDGEDVYRITNRGGKGVKTLNITEKTGKLISINAVTDADDLMIINKSGLTIRMAIEDLRVMGRATQGVRLINLKGKDSIAAVTTVMKDDAEEVELDEDGNVIGAIERVKPDMEVLEDDGSAEEEDDSDDEVEEEDDAEAEDEESEE from the coding sequence ATGTCTGAAGGAGAAAAGTTAATTCCTATTAACATAGAGGATGAAATGAAGTCAGCTTACATCGATTATTCGATGTCAGTAATTGTATCGAGAGCACTTCCTGATGTTAGAGATGGCTTGAAACCAGTGCATCGAAGAGTTCTTTACGGAATGTATGATTTAGGTGTAACGTCAAGATCTGCCCACAAAAAGTCTGCAAGAATCGTAGGGGAGGTTTTAGGTAAGTACCACCCGCACGGTGATACCTCTGTTTATGATGCAATGGTACGTATGGCGCAGGAATGGAGTATGCGTTATTTATTAGTTGACGGACAAGGTAACTTTGGATCTGTCGATGGAGACAGTCCCGCAGCAATGCGTTATACTGAGGCCAGAATGCGTAAAATCTCAGAAGATATTATGGCAGATATCGAAAAAGAAACAGTTGATTTTCAGCTGAACTTTGACGATACTTTATATGAGCCAAAAGTAATGCCTACAAGAGTTCCTACTTTATTAGTAAATGGAGCAACTGGTATTGCGGTTGGTATGGCAACTAATATGCCTCCACACAATTTAACAGAGGTTATCAATGGTACTTTAGCGTATTTAGATAATAATGATATTGAGGTTGACGAATTAATGACACATATTAAAGCTCCTGATTTTCCAACGGGAGGTGTAATATATGGTTATGAAGGCGTTCGTGAAGCTTTTAAAACGGGTAGAGGACGTATTGTAATGCGTGCTAAAGTTGGTTTTGAAGAAGTTGACGGAAGAGAGTGTATCATTGTTACTGAAATTCCATATCAAGTTAACAAAGCCGAAATGATCAAACGTACGGCTGATTTGGTTAACGAGAAAAAAATTGAAGGTATTGCGAACATTCGTGACGAATCTGACCGAAATGGTATGCGTATCGTTTATATCTTGAAACGAGATGCTACACCAAACGTAGTTTTAAATACCTTGTATAAATATACTTCATTACAATCTTCTTTTAGTGTAAATAATATTGCATTAGTAAAAGGGCGTCCGCAAATGTTGAATCTGAAAGATATGATTCATTATTTTATTGAGCACCGTCACGAAGTTGTAGTTAGAAGAACGCAGTTTGAATTGCGTAAGGCAGAAGAGAGAGCTCATATCTTAGAAGGATTAATTATTGCTTCTGACAATATCGACGAAGTAATTGCGTTAATCAGGGGATCTAAAAACACAGATGAAGCTAGAGAAAAATTAATCGAAAGATTTAAATTATCAGATATTCAAGCTCGTGCGATTGTTGAGATGCGTTTACGTCAGTTAACAGGTCTGGAGCAAGATAAATTAAGAGCTGAGTTTGAAGAATTAATGAAGTTAATTGAGCATTTGAAAGCTTTATTAGCAGATGTTAATTTGAGAACAGATTTGATTAAAGAAGAGCTTACAGAAATTCGTGATAAATACGGTGACGAAAGACGTTCTCAAATTGAGTATTCTGGTGGAGATGTGAGTATTGAAGATTTAATTGCTGACGAAAATGTAGTTATTACAATTTCACACGCAGGTTACATCAAACGTACAAACCTTACAGAATACAAAACACAAAATAGAGGTGGGGTTGGACAGAAAAGTGCTGGAACAAGAGATCAAGATTTCTTGGAGCATATGTTCGTGGCAACAAACCACCAATATATGATGTTCTTTACCCAAAAAGGAAAATGTTTCTGGATGCGTGTTTACGAAATTCCAGAAGGAAGTAAAACAGCAAAAGGTAGAGCAATTCAGAACTTGGTAAATATTGAAAGTGATGATAAAGTAAAAGCTTTCATTTGTACACAAGATTTAAAAGACAAAGATTATATCAATACGCATAATCTTGTAATGGTGACAAAACAAGGTCAGGTGAAGAAAACTTCTTTAGAGAAATATTCTAAACCAAGAGCAAATGGAGTTGCTGCAATTACAATTAAAGAAGGAGATGAATTAATTGGTGCTCAGTTGACTAACGGAGAAAGCCAGATTATCTTGGCGGTTAAATCTGGTAAATTAGTTCGTTTTGAAGAAACTAAAACACGTCCGATGGGAAGAACAGCTTCGGGAGTTCGTGGAATTACCTTAAAAGATGAAAGTGACGAGGTAATCGGAATGGTTACTGTAGATAAAAATGATATTTCTACATCTCAAATCTTAGTTGTAACTGAAAACGGATACGGAAAACGTACTAAATTGGTTGACGACGACGGAGAAGATGTGTACAGAATTACAAACCGTGGAGGTAAAGGGGTTAAAACGCTTAATATCACTGAGAAAACTGGTAAGTTGATCTCGATAAACGCTGTTACTGATGCAGATGACTTAATGATTATTAATAAATCTGGATTAACGATTAGAATGGCAATCGAAGATTTACGTGTTATGGGACGTGCAACTCAAGGTGTTAGATTGATTAATCTTAAAGGAAAAGATTCTATCGCTGCTGTAACAACTGTAATGAAAGATGATGCAGAAGAAGTAGAATTGGATGAAGATGGAAATGTAATCGGTGCAATTGAGCGAGTTAAACCAGATATGGAGGTTTTAGAAGATGACGGATCTGCAGAAGAGGAAGACGACTCTGATGATGAAGTAGAAGAGGAAGACGATGCTGAAGCAGAAGACGAAGAGTCTGAAGAATAA
- a CDS encoding tetratricopeptide repeat protein, with the protein MQLSNEEEDYNLSLSKFESMLKTNKVLFFDSEEFEEIILHYLDIGKANLAKKALKLALDQHPKSTGLKLVQVEMLVYDDKLDIAEKLLNELYAIEPNNEEIYIQKANICSKRDQHEKAVELLKIALQYTDDYADVYNLIGMEYLFMDNLELAKDSFIKCLEEDLEDQSALYNVVYCFEFLDQNQEAIVYLNEYINRNPYSEIAWHQLGRLHYGIKEYEAAIRAFDYATLIDDEFLGAFMEKAKAYERLKKYNEAIESYNRTIELDDATSYALLRIGKCYEKLGNLAKAIQYYNQTVHEDPLLDKGWIAITDFHLRQKNYQKALFFVNKALAIDNQNRLYWKRYATINKQMNFFEEAEFGFRKAVEFGDYALDTWLYWVDILQFLGEFETAIQTLLQASEYFPEENEIEYRLAGLYFMIQDNTKAKFHLSNGLRLNFDNYILIEDLFPVVWAKKTVKNYIEKHRK; encoded by the coding sequence ATGCAATTAAGCAACGAAGAAGAAGATTATAACCTATCCCTATCCAAATTTGAGTCGATGTTAAAAACTAACAAAGTGCTCTTTTTTGATTCTGAAGAATTTGAAGAAATAATTCTTCATTATTTAGACATAGGTAAGGCTAATTTAGCAAAAAAGGCCTTAAAACTTGCATTAGACCAGCACCCAAAATCTACAGGCTTAAAATTAGTACAAGTAGAAATGCTGGTTTATGATGACAAACTCGACATTGCTGAAAAGCTTTTGAATGAGTTATACGCAATTGAACCCAACAACGAGGAAATCTATATCCAGAAAGCCAATATCTGCTCAAAAAGAGATCAGCACGAAAAAGCGGTCGAACTGTTAAAAATCGCGCTTCAATACACTGATGATTATGCTGATGTGTACAATTTGATCGGAATGGAATATCTTTTTATGGATAATCTTGAGCTTGCAAAGGACAGTTTTATCAAATGTCTTGAAGAAGACTTAGAAGATCAATCTGCTCTCTATAACGTAGTGTATTGCTTTGAGTTTTTAGACCAAAATCAAGAAGCTATTGTCTATCTAAACGAATACATCAACAGAAATCCATACAGCGAAATCGCTTGGCATCAGCTTGGACGTCTTCATTATGGCATAAAAGAATATGAAGCGGCGATTCGTGCATTTGATTATGCAACGCTGATTGATGATGAATTTTTAGGCGCTTTTATGGAAAAAGCAAAAGCTTACGAGCGTCTAAAAAAATACAATGAAGCAATTGAAAGTTATAACAGAACCATCGAATTGGACGATGCGACTTCGTATGCCCTTCTTCGAATTGGAAAATGTTATGAAAAACTTGGAAATTTAGCGAAAGCAATTCAATATTATAACCAAACTGTACATGAAGATCCGCTTTTAGATAAAGGTTGGATTGCGATTACAGATTTTCATCTTCGCCAGAAAAACTATCAAAAAGCATTGTTTTTTGTGAATAAAGCTTTAGCGATTGACAATCAGAATCGTTTGTACTGGAAAAGATATGCTACAATCAACAAGCAAATGAATTTCTTTGAAGAAGCCGAATTCGGTTTTAGAAAAGCGGTTGAATTTGGAGATTATGCACTAGACACTTGGTTGTATTGGGTTGATATCCTTCAGTTTTTAGGAGAATTTGAAACGGCTATTCAAACTTTATTGCAAGCTTCAGAATATTTTCCTGAAGAAAACGAAATCGAATATCGTTTGGCTGGATTGTATTTTATGATTCAAGATAATACAAAAGCTAAATTTCATTTAAGCAATGGCTTACGTCTAAATTTTGATAATTATATCTTAATTGAAGACTTATTCCCAGTTGTTTGGGCAAAAAAAACAGTAAAAAATTATATAGAAAAACATCGTAAATAA
- a CDS encoding lipid A phosphoethanolamine transferase, producing MNKIQLLSILFFLLHNLLSAQNSDTLKSPLSEPRYHYFLKTILFYNEYLDTDKGSFNTTQVRFLWPIGNKAWNLRFDLPLVSTNTTSTNKTAIGDVGGGISFIPYLRNNNGIAVRTRVYSNTAADPNFGTGKWVVMPAMVYGRYFNRKKFLLLSTVEYQQSFAGNSDRSDISTALLENLLMHFFGKNWISGDVALRYNTVIEGFQNNAFVEFGRKITPSNLVYIHPSAGFGPERTYNWGLEAGVLILF from the coding sequence ATGAATAAAATACAATTACTTAGCATTTTATTTTTTTTATTACACAACCTACTTTCAGCTCAAAACTCAGACACTCTCAAAAGTCCGTTATCTGAGCCTCGCTATCATTATTTTCTTAAAACAATTCTATTTTACAATGAATATTTAGATACCGACAAAGGTTCGTTTAATACCACACAAGTTCGTTTTTTATGGCCAATTGGCAATAAAGCCTGGAATCTACGATTTGATCTTCCTCTTGTTTCTACTAACACCACTTCTACAAACAAGACTGCAATTGGGGATGTGGGAGGCGGAATCAGCTTTATTCCTTACTTAAGAAATAACAATGGTATTGCGGTAAGAACCAGAGTTTATTCTAACACAGCCGCAGATCCAAATTTTGGAACCGGAAAATGGGTTGTTATGCCTGCCATGGTTTACGGAAGATACTTTAATAGAAAAAAGTTTTTGCTACTCTCTACAGTTGAATATCAACAGAGTTTTGCCGGAAATAGTGATCGTTCCGATATTAGTACTGCACTTTTAGAAAATCTATTAATGCATTTTTTTGGAAAAAACTGGATTTCTGGAGATGTAGCACTTCGATATAATACTGTTATTGAAGGTTTTCAAAATAATGCTTTTGTTGAATTTGGACGAAAAATTACACCCTCAAATCTTGTTTACATACACCCCAGCGCTGGTTTCGGTCCTGAGAGGACCTATAATTGGGGGCTGGAAGCTGGAGTGTTAATTCTTTTTTAA
- a CDS encoding shikimate dehydrogenase family protein, giving the protein MVDILLRRRFGLLGRNISYSFSKGYFTEKFNNEVFAGNSYENFDISEINYFTELIKNNPDLKGLNVTIPYKEQVIPFLDKLSKKAALIGAVNTIKFTKSGKLKGYNTDYYGFKKSLKPLLEPHHKKALILGTGGASKGVAFALDELDIPYTFVSREAKENIIDYDLINATTFDNFQIIINCTPVGTSPNIEACPNLPYEFFTEKHIAYDLIYNPAETTFLRKAKEMGAVIKNGHDMLIFQAEKAWKIWNK; this is encoded by the coding sequence ATGGTTGATATTTTATTAAGAAGACGTTTTGGATTATTAGGACGCAACATAAGCTACTCTTTTTCAAAAGGTTATTTTACAGAAAAATTTAACAATGAAGTTTTTGCTGGCAACAGCTATGAGAATTTTGACATTTCTGAAATTAATTACTTCACAGAATTAATTAAAAACAATCCTGATTTAAAGGGCTTAAATGTTACTATTCCGTACAAAGAACAAGTTATTCCATTCTTAGATAAATTATCAAAAAAAGCTGCTTTGATTGGTGCTGTTAATACCATTAAATTTACTAAAAGTGGTAAATTAAAGGGCTACAATACAGATTATTACGGATTCAAAAAGTCTCTTAAGCCACTATTAGAGCCACATCACAAAAAAGCGCTTATTTTGGGAACAGGAGGAGCCTCTAAAGGCGTAGCTTTTGCTTTGGACGAATTGGATATTCCTTATACTTTTGTTTCTCGAGAAGCAAAAGAAAACATCATTGACTATGATTTGATCAACGCGACTACTTTTGACAATTTTCAAATTATAATCAACTGTACACCAGTTGGAACAAGCCCGAATATTGAAGCTTGTCCGAATTTGCCATATGAGTTTTTCACAGAAAAACACATTGCATACGATTTAATCTATAATCCAGCAGAAACCACTTTCTTACGAAAAGCAAAAGAAATGGGCGCTGTAATTAAAAATGGTCACGATATGCTTATTTTTCAAGCTGAAAAAGCATGGAAAATCTGGAATAAATAA
- a CDS encoding DUF349 domain-containing protein: MLEEKNDNLHEADGKSGIEINDSVANDAIETSDSETLTQDLVSETENEVEKQENDHQEALDVITNSNAAESEDETLKDRHDIPMQDYNTFSLDALVDELKKLVNIDKVMSVKDHIEEIKKAFLLQYHHLIEEKKEEFLASNPDPNEEFEYHLPLKSKFDEYYNVFRDKRNAHFKHLQTNLKSNLENRLAIVEELKELINPQENIKDTLKHFNELRERWKNAGAIPKDKYNHVWNNYHFHVENFYDYLHLDREARDLDFKHNLELKQKIIARVEELVNDTDVSKSFRELQDLHRIWKEEIGPVSKEHRDAIWNQFSELTKKIHDKRELLFESQRANEQKNLETKKEIIAKIEVLGSEKVNSHSQWLIQIQKVEELRNEFFAAGKVPSEVNEETWAAFKTAVRNFNAFKNSFYKDIKKDQNDNLNKKLALVAKAKELQESTDFSATTPVMKQIQEEWKQIGHVPKKYSDKIWKEFKDACNHYFDKLKEHKSEENSEEVAAFDNKKTYLDTLRSFQLTGDHKTDLDAIKAHIETWKGFGKVPFSRRHIEGKFNKILDALFEKLSLSKKESEMMRFANRIDSLSDSNDTRKLDNEKIFIMRKIEEVQNEIFQLENNIQFFTNTKNAKKENSIVTEVRKNIAIHKESLEVWKDKLKQLRNLGQE; the protein is encoded by the coding sequence ATGTTAGAAGAAAAGAATGATAACCTGCATGAAGCAGACGGAAAATCTGGAATCGAAATAAATGATTCTGTAGCAAATGATGCAATCGAAACATCAGATTCTGAAACTTTGACCCAAGATTTGGTCTCAGAAACGGAAAACGAAGTAGAAAAACAAGAAAATGATCATCAAGAAGCATTAGATGTCATTACAAATTCAAATGCTGCTGAAAGTGAGGACGAAACTTTAAAGGATCGTCATGACATTCCTATGCAGGATTACAACACTTTCTCGCTTGACGCTCTTGTTGATGAACTTAAAAAACTGGTTAATATAGACAAAGTAATGTCTGTAAAAGATCATATTGAAGAAATCAAAAAGGCTTTTTTACTACAGTATCATCATCTTATAGAGGAGAAAAAAGAAGAATTTTTAGCTTCTAATCCAGATCCTAATGAAGAATTTGAATATCACCTTCCTTTAAAATCAAAATTTGACGAATATTATAATGTTTTTAGAGATAAAAGAAATGCTCATTTTAAACATTTACAAACCAATCTAAAAAGCAATTTAGAGAATCGTCTGGCTATTGTTGAGGAATTAAAGGAATTAATCAATCCGCAAGAAAACATCAAAGACACTCTTAAGCATTTTAATGAATTAAGAGAAAGATGGAAAAATGCTGGAGCAATTCCAAAAGACAAATACAATCACGTCTGGAACAATTACCATTTTCATGTAGAAAACTTCTACGATTATCTACATTTAGATCGCGAGGCTAGAGATTTAGACTTTAAACATAATTTAGAACTAAAACAAAAGATTATAGCGCGCGTTGAAGAATTGGTAAATGACACTGATGTCAGCAAATCTTTCCGCGAATTACAGGATCTACACAGAATCTGGAAAGAAGAAATCGGACCAGTTTCTAAAGAGCACCGTGATGCCATCTGGAATCAATTTAGCGAATTGACTAAAAAAATACACGATAAAAGAGAACTTTTATTTGAAAGCCAAAGAGCAAACGAGCAAAAAAATCTTGAAACTAAAAAAGAAATTATTGCTAAAATTGAAGTACTTGGAAGTGAAAAAGTAAATTCTCACTCGCAATGGCTTATTCAGATTCAGAAAGTAGAAGAGTTAAGAAATGAGTTCTTTGCCGCAGGAAAAGTTCCTTCTGAAGTAAACGAAGAAACTTGGGCCGCATTTAAAACTGCTGTTCGAAATTTCAATGCTTTCAAAAATTCTTTCTATAAAGACATTAAAAAAGATCAAAACGATAATTTAAATAAAAAACTGGCTCTTGTTGCAAAAGCGAAAGAATTACAGGAAAGCACCGATTTCTCAGCTACAACTCCTGTAATGAAACAGATCCAGGAAGAATGGAAACAAATTGGCCACGTTCCTAAAAAATATTCAGATAAAATCTGGAAAGAATTTAAGGATGCCTGCAACCATTATTTTGATAAATTAAAAGAGCATAAATCTGAAGAAAACAGTGAAGAAGTTGCCGCTTTTGACAATAAAAAAACATACCTAGACACTTTAAGATCTTTCCAATTAACTGGAGATCATAAAACAGATTTAGATGCCATAAAAGCACATATTGAAACTTGGAAAGGATTTGGAAAAGTTCCTTTCTCTAGAAGACATATCGAAGGAAAGTTCAATAAAATCTTAGATGCTCTTTTTGAAAAACTAAGTTTAAGCAAAAAAGAATCTGAAATGATGCGTTTTGCAAACCGTATTGATTCTCTAAGTGACAGCAATGACACTCGCAAATTAGATAATGAAAAAATCTTTATTATGCGTAAAATTGAGGAAGTTCAAAATGAAATCTTCCAGTTAGAGAACAACATTCAGTTCTTTACCAATACTAAAAATGCCAAAAAAGAGAATTCAATAGTTACAGAGGTTCGTAAAAACATTGCAATTCATAAAGAAAGCCTTGAAGTTTGGAAAGATAAATTGAAACAATTAAGAAACTTGGGACAGGAATAA
- a CDS encoding aspartate aminotransferase family protein translates to MNPDFIKYQAQTSPYPLGMEVSHAVGSYIYDTNDKKYLDFVAGVSACTLGHQHPRVNQAIKDQLDKYSHVMVYGEYSQSPAVQYCKLMASLLPESLNKTYLVNSGTEAIEGSLKLAKRVTGRSQLISCHNAYHGNTMGSMSVMGFEERKQAFRPLLPDVDFITFNNEEDLQKITTRTAAILLETIQGGAGFIQPENNFLQKVRKRCDEVGALMIVDEIQPGFGRTGKLFGFQNYDVIPDIVVMGKGMGGGMPVGAFTASAEKMDLLTENPKLGHITTFGGHPVIASACLATLQELTETNLMAETLEKEKLFRSLLVHPLIKEVRGKGLMLAAMTESADITNEVILTCQDRGLILFWLLFEGCAIRITPPLTISEDEIREGCAIILDVMDEIMKKSNN, encoded by the coding sequence ATGAATCCAGATTTTATAAAATACCAAGCACAAACCTCTCCTTACCCACTCGGAATGGAAGTTTCGCACGCCGTTGGCTCTTACATATACGATACAAACGATAAAAAATATTTAGATTTTGTTGCTGGAGTTTCGGCTTGCACTTTAGGACATCAGCATCCACGTGTAAATCAGGCAATAAAAGATCAGTTAGACAAATATTCGCATGTGATGGTTTACGGAGAATACTCTCAGAGTCCGGCCGTTCAGTATTGCAAATTAATGGCTTCTCTGCTTCCAGAATCCTTAAATAAAACCTACCTAGTAAATTCAGGCACAGAAGCTATTGAAGGCTCTTTAAAGCTTGCAAAAAGAGTTACAGGGCGCAGTCAGCTTATTTCTTGTCACAACGCTTATCATGGAAATACCATGGGCTCGATGAGCGTTATGGGATTTGAAGAGCGTAAACAAGCTTTTAGACCTTTACTTCCAGATGTTGATTTTATTACGTTCAATAACGAAGAAGACCTGCAAAAAATAACTACAAGAACTGCAGCCATTCTTTTAGAAACCATTCAAGGAGGAGCTGGTTTTATTCAGCCAGAAAATAATTTCCTTCAAAAAGTCCGTAAACGCTGTGATGAGGTTGGAGCTTTAATGATTGTGGATGAAATTCAGCCCGGTTTTGGAAGAACAGGAAAACTTTTTGGTTTCCAAAATTATGATGTTATTCCAGATATTGTGGTTATGGGTAAAGGAATGGGCGGCGGAATGCCTGTTGGTGCATTTACTGCTTCTGCTGAAAAAATGGATCTTTTAACAGAAAATCCAAAACTGGGACATATTACCACTTTTGGAGGTCACCCTGTCATTGCGTCAGCTTGCCTGGCTACTTTGCAAGAATTAACTGAAACAAATTTAATGGCAGAAACGCTAGAGAAGGAAAAACTCTTCAGATCACTTTTGGTACATCCTTTGATTAAAGAAGTTAGAGGAAAAGGATTAATGCTTGCCGCTATGACAGAATCGGCAGATATTACAAACGAAGTCATTTTAACCTGTCAAGACAGAGGACTTATTTTATTCTGGCTTTTATTTGAAGGATGCGCAATAAGAATTACACCTCCTTTGACTATTTCTGAAGACGAAATTAGAGAAGGTTGCGCAATCATTTTAGACGTGATGGACGAAATAATGAAGAAGAGCAATAACTAA
- a CDS encoding OsmC family protein, with translation MKFTRKAHANWKGTGMEGKGTISTQSTTLDNAQLSFKTRFADGVGTNPEELVAAAHSGCFTMQLSFLLNEAGFTADDLTTEATVTFEDGSITLIHLDLKGKVPSISAEEFAATAAKAKEICPISKLLNTTITLSSELVS, from the coding sequence ATGAAATTTACAAGAAAAGCACACGCCAACTGGAAAGGAACTGGCATGGAAGGAAAAGGAACAATTAGCACGCAAAGCACAACTCTAGATAATGCACAGCTGTCTTTTAAAACAAGATTTGCTGATGGCGTAGGTACAAATCCAGAAGAATTGGTTGCTGCAGCGCATTCGGGCTGTTTTACAATGCAATTAAGCTTTTTATTGAACGAAGCAGGCTTTACAGCCGATGATTTAACTACAGAAGCTACAGTAACTTTTGAAGACGGGTCAATCACCTTAATTCATTTAGATTTAAAAGGTAAAGTGCCATCAATCTCTGCCGAAGAATTTGCGGCAACTGCAGCCAAAGCTAAAGAAATCTGTCCGATTTCAAAACTATTAAATACCACAATTACTTTATCATCTGAATTAGTCAGCTAA